CGAACGGACGCACCTCTACCGTTCGGAGGGGCTGTTGCGGGACGAATCCGTCGAGACGTTCGAGCACGCCGTCGAACGGCTCTCGGTTCGAACGAAACGTCGAAAGAGTTCGATCGAGCTCGTGACGATGGAGAGCCAGACGAGTTTCACTGTCCCCTCCGACGTCGCGGACTCCGTTGTCGAGGCGATGATGGAGGGTATTCTCCTGACCACCGGTGCCGTGACGCCCGAGGAGGAGCTATCGGCGCTGTTCCGGTTCAGCGAACTCACAGTCGTCGTCACCGACCGGCGGCTCTTCGAACACGTCGGAAGCGCCGTCTGGGACGGGGAGTTCGAGACCGTCGAGTACGCCGAGTTGACCGGCCTCGACTTCGAGCGCGGCAGCGTGGCGACGCAGGTCGTCCTCGAGACCGAGGACCGCCGCCGTCGGGTGAAGGTGCCGAACGAACACGCTGGGACCGTCCGCCAGCGGATCGAGGCGGCGGTCCTCGCGTTTCACGACGTCGCCTCTATCGAGGCGTTTCGAGCGAAACACGCCGAGCCGGAACAGGGGGATGGACGGGCTAATCGCTCGGCAGCGGCCATCGGCGACGCCGAACGAACCGAGGCCAACGGCGCCGACGCGGAGGGGGATCGCGACCCGACCGACGGACGCAGCGCCGTCTCCACCAGCCGGTCGCTCCCCGCCGACCAAGACCCATCGGGGGCGGTGTACCGGCGCGATGCGGAGACCGACGCGGCTCGCGAGGACCCGAAGACACAGAGCACAGCCGACGACCGGGGAACGAACCCGACGGACGAGATCGACGCCCTTTCGGAGCGCGTCGAGGCGCTCTCGGAACAGGTCGAACGACAGACCGAACTCATAGAAACCCAACAGGACCTCCTCGAACGACTCGTCGACGAGCTCCGGCGCGGCCGGTGAACGGACCGTCGGAACCTCTACCGCGGCCGGCGAACGGACCGTCGGAACCCCTACCGCGGCCGGCGAACGAACCGTCGGAACCTCCGGCGAGTCGCTCCCGGCAGATCACTCCCGGCCAGTCACTTTTCGGATACAGGAGGAGCCGAAGGGGCCGTGCTCGCCGGCCTCGAGTTGCATAAAGTACCCCGTCGAGATCGACGCGCCGCAGCGACGACACTCGAAGTCGCCCTTCCGAGAGATGACCTCGCTATCGAAGCTGAGAAACCGCCCCGAGACCGGCGTGACTGTCTCGCCATCGCGACGGATGTGTCCGCGGCGTTCGGCCGTCTCGAGGATCGCTCGCGTCGTCTCCGGGTGCGTACTCACCGTCTCGATCCGGTCGATGACGTCCGGAAGCGACAGTTCGGCGTCCTCGAGGCGGGCGAGCAACTGCACGCCGAGTTCGACTGGGTCGTCCTCTCTCGCCACACGCCGAGTACGTCGCGGGTGCTCTTATCAGCACGGATCGATACCGGCCGGGGCGGCACGCGATTCGGCGACAGTGCCCGCGACGCCCTGTGTATCGGCCTCCTGGGACCACAAGACGTTTGTCGCCACGGACGAGTCCTTTTCGCGTGCATCGTGCGACCGTCCGACAGCTGCTCGGCCTCGGGATCCTCGGTTCCATCGCGGCGGCCGCCGCGCTCTCCGTCTCCCCCGAAGTGCTCCTCGGCGAGATGGACGCCCTCGCCGGTCGCCCCGCGTTGTTCGCGGTCGTCCTTTTCGCCCTGTATCTCGCCCGGCCGCTGCTCGCGTGGCCCATCAGCGCACTGTCCGTCCTCTTAGGGTACCTGTTCGGTCCCGCGGCGATCCCAGTCGCGCTCGCGGGAGCCGTCGTCACGACGCTGCCGGCGTACCTGCTCGCGCGCCGGCTCGGCCACGACGCCGGGCTGTTGGCGCGGGTCGGCGACGCCGGGGCGGTGGTCAAGCGAACGACGGGGAACCTCCGGGGCGTGGTCGCCGTCAGGCTCGCGCCGCTGCCGACCGATCCTGTCTCCTACGCCGCCGGGCTCGCCGGGGTCCCGCTCCGCCCGTACGCCCTCGGGACCGCGCTGGGCGAGGCACCCTGGGTCGGAACGGCGGTGCTGCTCGGTGCCTCGATGGGGCAACTCGCCGCGACCGGTCCCGCCGCGAGCCCGCTCGTTCTCGGAACGGCCGCCGCACTCGCGCTCTTGGTAGCGCTGTCGCGGCCCGCCTACCGACGGCTCTCGGGTGAGACGGCCGGAATCAGATAACTCACCTCTGGTATTCAATTAAAACGTGAACGGATCGCTGCAATCGACGACGACACCGTGTTGTGGGCAGACGTACTTGCAGTGGCGTTTGTACATCTGCGCGTCACACATCGGACACGGTCGCCCGCCCGCTTCGTCGTCCATACGGGTACTGTGAGCGAGGCGGTCAAAAATCATCGGGCGGAAAAGCACCGAGCCGAACCGGTGTCCACGCCCCGGCTCCACATTACGCTACCGGCTCAACACTCCGACCAGCCGCAGCTCTCACAGGTCTTGCAGCCCTCCGAGTAGTACAGCGTCATGCTCCCACAGTCGGGGCATTCGGGTGATTCGCCCGCGTCGATGAGCGACCGTGCCGTGTCGGTGTCGTCGTTCGGCGACGCCGGCGAGCCCGTCCGTTCGCTCGCTCCCGGGTCCGCGACCGAACCGCCGTCGGTCTCGGGTGGCGTCACGGAGCTATCGTCGACCGGCCGTCCGGTGTCCCCCGACCGGCTGGCATCGGCGATCTCCGTGAGGTTCTGCTGTTGGGGGTAGGCCTTGTCGACCTCGCCGTCGAGGTAGCGACGCATCGCCGTCCCGATCGCGTCCGGGATCGAGTTGATCTGTTCGCCCTTGTCCCAAGCGACTTTCGGCGACCGGATGCCTTGGAGTTCGTCGGCGATCTCCCGGGGATCGACGCCCGAGCGAAGCGCCGTCGAGATCGTCTTCGCCAGCGCCTCGGTGAACGAGGCGGTGAACCCACCGGAGTTGCCGATGTTCGCGAACAGCTCGAACGGGCGGCCGTCTTCGGGGTTCTCGTTGATGTTGACGTAGAGCTTCCCGTAGCCCGTGTCGATCCGCTGGGTGACGCCGTGAAGCACGTCGGGGCGGGCTTGCTTCGTGCCGAGTTTGGGCGAGACGTCGAACAACTCGCGGACGTCGGACTCGAGGACCGCCGCGACTTCCTCGCTGTCGAGGAAGCCCTCGATGCCGCCGAAGATCTCCTCGATGTTCTCGACGATCGCCTCGGCGGCCTCGGCCTCGTCGGCGAAGTCGGTGTTTTTCGCCCGCGTGGTGAGCACCTGCTTCGACCGGGTGCCGTCGCGGTAGTAGGTGACCCCCTTGCCGCCGTGGTCGTAAATGTACTCGAAGACCTCCTTTGCGTCCTCCAGCGTCGAATCGTTGGGCGCGTTGACTGTCTTCGAGATCGCCGAATCGACGCCCTCCTGACAGGCGACCTGAACGCCCGCGTGGTCCTTCGCCGAGAGGGCCCCCGTCGTCACGAACAACTCGCCGATCGCGCCGGGGACCGTCGAGAGGCCGTCGATGCCGTCGAACTCGTTTTCGGCCATCTGCTCTTGGGCCTCCCGCTTGACCGCCTCGACGTCGAGGCCGTTCTCCTCTAGGACGCGGAGGAAGTAGTCGTCGAACTCGACGAGCATCTCGTCGCCCTGGACGTCGTCGGAGACGTTCTTGTAGAAGGCGACGTTGTAGATCGGCTCGCAGCCGCCAGTGGTGTTGCCGATCATCGAGGTCGTCCCGGTCGGCGCGATTGTCGTCGTGTTGTGGTTCCGCATCGCGAAGCCATCGGCGTACTCGTCGGCGTCGAGACCGGTCTGTTTCTCGAACCACTCGCGGTACTCGGTGGGATCGGCGTACTTCGAGTCGTCCCACTCCTCGAAGACGCCCCGTTCCTCGGCGAGCTCGTGGGAGGCCCACTTCGAGCCGTGGTTGATGTGACGCATCACCTGTCGGGCCACCTCGTTGCCCTCCTCGGAGCCGTACTTGATGCCGAGTTGGATGTACAACTGCGCCAGGCCCATCACGCCGAGGCCGATCTTCCGCATCTCTCGGACCTTCTGTTCGATCTCCGGCACCGGGAAGTCCGACATCGTGACGACGTTCTCGAGGAACCGCGTGCCGAGTTCGATGCGCTCGTCGAACGCTTCGACGTCGAGCGCCTCCTCGAGGAAGTCCTCGACGGCGGCTTCGAGGCCGGCGTACTCGTCGCCGTGGTCGTCGTACCAGACCCGCCAGTCCGGCGCGTCGACGTCGGCGAGCGTCGAGAGGTTGATGTGGCCGAGGTTGCAGGCCTCGTACTCCTCGAGCGGCTGTTCGCCGCAGTTATGAACCACAAGGCCGTTCGCCACGAACGAATTCGTATCGGGCTCTGTCAGGTCGTAGACCGCTTCGTGGCCGTCGCTCTCGACCGCGGAAACGGTCGCTTCGAACCGCTCAGTGTACGGCCCACGTTCGTAGTCCGCGAGACGCTCGTCGAGTGTGTCCTGTTTTTTGTCGAGGAGGAATCCGATTTCCTCCGCAAATCGACCGAGATTGTCCTTCGAAATGACGAGATCGTGGTCTGGCTGCCGCTCGTATTCCGCAGTCCCGCCCGTTCCGTCAGGCATCTCTTGGACGCCTGCTTCGTGGCGGTTCTCGTAGATCTTACTGAAGATTCCGAAATTAATTAGCAGCCGCTGGACCGATTTCAGCAGGTCCGCACTGGTGCTCGTGAGCCGAACGGAAACTCCCTTTTCAGAGTTCCCCTGGACACCGCCATCGGCGGAAAACAGCGCACGCAGGTACCCGCGTGCCATCTCCTCGCTTCCGCGCATCACGACCTCGGGGACTTGGTGTTTCTCGTCGACGAGACCGGCCTCCTCGGCGTACTCGTACAGCCGGGCGGAACGAATTCGTTGTTCGACGGCCTGCTCGCCGCGATAATCGTCACCTCTAGCGATTTCGCTGACACCGACCTCGTAGTCGGCGTTACCGACGGGGTCGCGAACGACCTCGTTCACGTCGGCCGCGAACGACTCCGAGGCCTCGGCGTCCTCGTCGTAGAAGTTCAGGACGGCACGCTCCTCACCATGTTTGAGATGACCGTCACCGACCAGCCAGCCGAGCACTCGTCCCTCGGCAGCCGTCCCGTGTCGGCCGAACTCGCCTTTCCGGTTCTGGATGTGGACGGTGTCGCCCGCATCGAGATCGTCGGCTTCAATCCATCCGTCGTCGGTCATGACCCGGTGGTCGGCAGTCAGACGGAGTTCGTACCCTTCCTCGGTCGTGAGTTTATAAACGTCCTTTTCGCCGGTCTTGTAGACGCTGCTCGCTTCCTTGACCGTTTCTTCACTCAGACGCCCATCCACGACGACATCTCGAGCCACACCCTGCTCGTAGAGTTCCTCGGCTTCGACGAGGCCGTTGTCGGTACTGATGTGCGTGTCACCAGTAATGCACGGATTCGTCGCTAAAATCCGGTGCTCCGGATGCTCCTCGACGTCGAAGGAGTGCTCTTTGTTGATCCGTTCGAGATAGACGACGCCGGGTTCGCCGTTCTCGTGGGCTCCTTCGAGGATGTGTTCCCACAGTTTCTCTGCGGGCACCGACAGCGTCTCGCCGACCTCGACGTGCTCGCCGAGCCCGAACATGTCGTACAGCTCCTTCGTCTCGGGCGTGGCGACGTGTGGGTCGCCCGTTCGGGGATTGGTGAACGTGTACTCCTCGCCGGCCTTCAGCGCCTCCATGAACCCGTCGGTGACGCCGACGGAGATGTTGAAATTTCGAGAGGTGACCCTCGACCGCGTTCCGGAGGTGCTCGGGGACTTTCCCTTCGTCGTCGATGAGTTCGCGGGGCCTCCTCGAGGGCCTCCTCGAAGGAGTTGTGGGTGAAGTCGTCCGGGTCGTTCAGCCGGAGCGTCTCCGCCAGGGAGACGTCCTTGTTCTTCGCGTGGATGAACTGGATGACGTCGGGGTGTGAGACGCGCATGACGCCCATCTGCGCGCCGCGGCGGGCGCCGCCCTGGGCGATCGTCTCACACATCTGATCGTACGTCCGCATGAACGTGATCGGGCCCGACGCGATACCGCCGGTGGAGCCGACCGCGTCGCCGTAGGGACGGAGTCGCCAGAAGGCATACCCCATTCCGCCGCCGCTCTGGAACACCTCTGCGGCCTCTTTGGCCGTCTGGTGGATGTCGTCGATGTCGTCCTCGGGCGAGTCGACGAAACACGCCGAGAGCTGTTGGAGTTCGTCGCCGGCGTTCATAAGCGTCGGCGAATTCGGCATGAACGAGAGCCGCTCCATCTGCTCGCGGAAGGCCTCGGCGGTGTCCTCGACGTGCGTCCGGACCTCCTCGGGGAGTCCGGGGACGACCGTCTCGTAGGCGAACTTGTTGACGTTGTGCGCCGAAAGGGTCGTCTCGGCGTCCGAATCGGCGGTGACGCCCGCACCGAACACGTCACTTGCGAGTTCGTCGCGGCGGGGGTGGTCGGGTTTGAGCTGATCTGGCGTGACGGTGACCTCGACGCCCTGCTGTTCGGACTCGAAGACCGCTTCGGCCAGCGCGACGTTCTTCGCGACGCGCTCGAAGAGGTCCTCCTGTTGCTCTATCGGTTCGCCGTCGGCGTCCTTCCGGAGATACCGGGCGGGGAGGATGTTGTGGTAGGCGTTGCCGGTGAGGCGGTCCGCCATCGTGTCGCCGGTCGTTCGCTTGATGGGGAGCGTGAGTTCGTCCGCGGAGAGGTCGGTGCCGGCCATCACTCGGCCCTCCGGATCATTGCCGCTTTCTTTAGCTCTCTCGTTTCGTTCAACGAAGTGTCCTGTGCGGGTCATTTGTGACGGAGTCTGCGTACTGGTGCGTGCCGGATAACCCTTGGCATCGGGGAATATATCGGCGATTCGACGGGTCGCTGGGGCATGCGTTACTGTGTGTTGAATCCGGTGTGCATGCGCCCCACACGTACGACAGAATTGGACTAACCGAACACATATAATTGTATCCGGTCCGTGGTGAAAGTGAAAACCGCCCGCTAAAACCGCCTCACTCGGCTGCGATTCCATCGGAAACGATCGGGGGTTTCGGGACGACGGTCGATCCGACGGATCGATCCGATCGGCCGCCGAACCGGTCTCGATCCGACGGGGTGCCGTCCCACGACCCGTTTCGGCCACGCCGGTCGGCACCGAAACGTGGCAACTATATTATACGCGTCGAATGGAACGTTCCCCCGGAATCGATGGGTCGAACCGGACGTCCGTGCAGTCATGCCGACGACACGACCGCTCCGAACCACAGGACGTCAGACCGACTGCAAGAAGTTGCCGACGATGTCGTGTCCGACGGCGGTGAGGACCGATTCGGGGTGGAACTGGACGCACTCGATCGGGTATTCTTGATGTCGGATGCCCATCACCAACTCGGTCCCGTCGTGTTCCGTCGTCGCGGTGATATCGAAGCACTCGGGGACCTCGAGAGCGATCAGGGAGTGATACCGACCACCCTGGAACCCCTGTTCGAGCCCCCGATAGACACCCTCGCCGTCGTGATCGACTGAGAACGCCTTGCCGTGGATCGGCTCCGGGGCCCGATCGACGGTCCCGCCGTACTCGTAGACGGCCGCCTCGAGGCCGAGACAGACCCCGAGCGTCGGGGTTTCGGGGGCGATCTCCCGAAATACGTCCATGGTCACTCCCACGTCCCGCTCGTTCTTCGGGTGGCCGGGTCCCGGCGAGATCACGATCGCGTCGGGGTCGGCGGCCCGGATCGTCCCGATATCGGCGGTGTTGCGGCACACCTCGACCTCGGTCCCGTCGTGCTGGCTGACGTACTCGACGATGTTGTAGGTGAACGAATCGAAGTTGTCGACGAAGAGCACGTCCGTCATCGTCGGGCCTCCGTCGGCTCGGAGTCGGCCTCGATAGCCCGTAGGGCGGCGAGCACCCCGCCCATCTTCTGTTCGGTCTCCTCGTACTCGCGTTCGGGGTCGGAGTCGGCGACGATTCCTGCCCCGGCCTGGACAGTCACCCGATCCGTCCCGTCGGTCCCCGCGCCTCGCTCGACGGTGGCGGTTCGAATGACGATCGCGAAGTCGGCGTCGCCGCTCCAGGAGAAGTAGCCGATACCACCCCCGTAGACACCGCGCGGGCGCTCCTCGAGGTCGTCGATGATCTCCATCGCCCGGATCTTCGGCGCGCCCGAAAGCGTCCCGGCGGGAAACGACGCACGCGTCGCGTCGAACGCGTCACGGTCGTCGGCAAGGGCGCCGGTCACCGTCGATTCGATGTGCTGGACGTGGCTGTATTTCAGGACGTTCATAAACTCCTCGACGCGGACGCTGCCGGCCTCGCTGACCCGACGGACGTCGTTTCGCGCGAGGTCGACCAACATCGTGTGTTCAGCGCGCTCCTTTCCGTCGGCAAGCATCTCCCCGGCCAGACGCCGGTCCTCGACAGGACTCGTCCCGCGGGCGCACGTCCCCGCGATCGGGTTGCTCATCACCTCCCGTCCCCGAACGGAGACGAGCGTCTCCGGCGAGGCTCCGACCACCACGAGGTCGTCGTACTCGAGGAGGTACATATACGGCGAGGGGTTGATCTCGCGAAGCGACTCGTAGAGCCCCAACGGGTCGATGTCGCCGTCCAGCTCGCGCGTCCGGGAGATGACGCCCTGGTAGATGTCCCCGTCGAGGACGTGTTCTTTGGCCCGGTTGACGGCCGCCTCATAGGTCGCTTTCGCCCCGGCCCGCTCCGTAGACGGCCGGAAGCCACCGGTTTCGAGGGTCCCGTGGCCCGCGAGCAGCGACTCGACCCGATCGATCTCCTCGACGATGTCGGCGTAGATCCGGCCCGGATCGTCCTCGGGGCGGACGAGCGGGGTGAACACGAGCGAGACCGTCCCGGCGGCGTCGTCGAAGACGAGCGTCGTGGTCGTGAGGACGAATTGGGCGTTCGGCACCCTGGAGTCGGGGCGGTCGAGGCCGACCTCCTCGAGCCAGAGGTCATACACCGCGTCGTACGCGAGAAACCCGACCAGCCCGCCCTGGAGCCGTTGGCGTCCGGTTTCGGGGAAGTTTCGGAGCGGCACGTCCGGCAGCGCGCCCCGAAGCGTCGCGAGCGTGTCGCCTTTCCCCGTCTCGAACGCCCCCTCGTATCTGTCGTCGAGGACGTCGATCGTCCCGGTGGCGTCGTCGTCGACGGTCACGACCGCCGTCGGATCGTAGCCGACAAACGAGTAGCGGGCGTGACGATCCGCCCCGTCGCCGGTCCTGAAGGCGCCGTCGGGGTCGCTCGAGGCGACCTTCCCCGCGCTCTCCAAGAGGAAGGCGTGGTCGGCGCGCTCGGCGTCGGTGGTCCGCCCGGTCAGGGCGGCGTACGCTTCCAGTGGTTCCGTCGAGACGTCCAGCTCGGCGACGGTGCGGACGACCGCCGGTCCCCCGTCGGCCAACTCGACGAACGCCGACTCGGAGATCACGGACGCCCCCCCGCACGCCGGACGAAGGCCTCGAGTGCAGCCGGATCCTTCCGCCCCGGTTGCCCCTCGACGCCGCTTGCGACGTCGACGGCGAAGGGGTCGACGGTTTCGACGGCCTTGGCGACGTTTTCGGGCGTCAGTCCGCCGGCCAGCACGACCGGGGAGGCGAGTTCGGAAACGAGCTCGCGCGTGCGCTCCCAGTCGTGGGTCGCCCCCGTTCCGCCCGCGCCGGACTCGTCGAGCGAATCGACGAGCAGCGCGTCCGCGACCGTATCGTAGCGCGGGGCGTCGTCGGGGGAGACGGCCACGACCACGTCGGACTCGAGGTCCGCCGAGAGGGACGCGACCCCCTCGGGGGGCAGATCGCCGTGTAGCTGGACGACGTCAGCCCCGACGCGTTCGGCCACTCCGGCGGCCGACGCCGGCGGGTCGGGCATCGTGACCAACACCGTCGTGACGAACGGCGGGGTCGCCGAGACGATGTCGGCAGCCCGCTCGGCATCGATCGCTCGCGGCGTCTCGACCGGGACGTCGACGGTGACGCCGATCGCGTCCGCGCCCGCTTCGACGACGGCCCCGAGGTCCTCGCGAGTCGTCACGCCGCAGATCTTCACCCGGGTCATGGCTCGAACTCGCACAGCGACTCGAGTTGGTCGATCGCGGCTCCGGAGTCGATCGCCTCCCGGGCCGCCTCGACGCCCCCGGCAATGCTTTCTGCCGCCCCGGCGACGTAGATCGCGGCGCCGGCGTTCGCCAGAATGATCGCCCGTTTCGCGCCCCCGAGTGATCCCTCGAGGATCCCCCGCATGTCGTCGGCGTTCTCCGCCGGCGACCCGCCGGCCACGGCGGAGAGGTCGTAGCGATCGAGGCCGATGTCCCGGGGAGCGAGCGTGTACTCATCGACCGAATCGCCCTCGACTTCGGCGACTGTCGACTCGCCGTGGACGCCGATCTCGTCCAGCCCCGCCCCGTGGACAACGAGGGCTCGCTCGACGGCCATCCGCGAGAGGGCGTCCGCCAGCATCGACACCAACTCGGGGTCGTAGACGCCGACGACTTGGGCGTCCGCACCGGCGGGGTTCGTCAGCGGCCCGAGTACGTTGAATATCGTCCGCATCCC
The genomic region above belongs to Natronomonas moolapensis 8.8.11 and contains:
- a CDS encoding DUF7115 domain-containing protein, which gives rise to MSELPDLLSETIGDAAIIDTVDVGGGDAITVTPERTHLYRSEGLLRDESVETFEHAVERLSVRTKRRKSSIELVTMESQTSFTVPSDVADSVVEAMMEGILLTTGAVTPEEELSALFRFSELTVVVTDRRLFEHVGSAVWDGEFETVEYAELTGLDFERGSVATQVVLETEDRRRRVKVPNEHAGTVRQRIEAAVLAFHDVASIEAFRAKHAEPEQGDGRANRSAAAIGDAERTEANGADAEGDRDPTDGRSAVSTSRSLPADQDPSGAVYRRDAETDAAREDPKTQSTADDRGTNPTDEIDALSERVEALSEQVERQTELIETQQDLLERLVDELRRGR
- a CDS encoding DUF5830 family protein; protein product: MAREDDPVELGVQLLARLEDAELSLPDVIDRIETVSTHPETTRAILETAERRGHIRRDGETVTPVSGRFLSFDSEVISRKGDFECRRCGASISTGYFMQLEAGEHGPFGSSCIRKVTGRE
- a CDS encoding TVP38/TMEM64 family protein; translated protein: MHRATVRQLLGLGILGSIAAAAALSVSPEVLLGEMDALAGRPALFAVVLFALYLARPLLAWPISALSVLLGYLFGPAAIPVALAGAVVTTLPAYLLARRLGHDAGLLARVGDAGAVVKRTTGNLRGVVAVRLAPLPTDPVSYAAGLAGVPLRPYALGTALGEAPWVGTAVLLGASMGQLAATGPAASPLVLGTAAALALLVALSRPAYRRLSGETAGIR
- a CDS encoding HVO_2523 family zinc finger protein, translating into MDDEAGGRPCPMCDAQMYKRHCKYVCPQHGVVVDCSDPFTF
- a CDS encoding LAGLIDADG family homing endonuclease, translating into MEALKAGEEYTFTNPRTGDPHVATPETKELYDMFGLGEHVEVGETLSVPAEKLWEHILEGAHENGEPGVVYLERINKEHSFDVEEHPEHRILATNPCITGDTHISTDNGLVEAEELYEQGVARDVVVDGRLSEETVKEASSVYKTGEKDVYKLTTEEGYELRLTADHRVMTDDGWIEADDLDAGDTVHIQNRKGEFGRHGTAAEGRVLGWLVGDGHLKHGEERAVLNFYDEDAEASESFAADVNEVVRDPVGNADYEVGVSEIARGDDYRGEQAVEQRIRSARLYEYAEEAGLVDEKHQVPEVVMRGSEEMARGYLRALFSADGGVQGNSEKGVSVRLTSTSADLLKSVQRLLINFGIFSKIYENRHEAGVQEMPDGTGGTAEYERQPDHDLVISKDNLGRFAEEIGFLLDKKQDTLDERLADYERGPYTERFEATVSAVESDGHEAVYDLTEPDTNSFVANGLVVHNCGEQPLEEYEACNLGHINLSTLADVDAPDWRVWYDDHGDEYAGLEAAVEDFLEEALDVEAFDERIELGTRFLENVVTMSDFPVPEIEQKVREMRKIGLGVMGLAQLYIQLGIKYGSEEGNEVARQVMRHINHGSKWASHELAEERGVFEEWDDSKYADPTEYREWFEKQTGLDADEYADGFAMRNHNTTTIAPTGTTSMIGNTTGGCEPIYNVAFYKNVSDDVQGDEMLVEFDDYFLRVLEENGLDVEAVKREAQEQMAENEFDGIDGLSTVPGAIGELFVTTGALSAKDHAGVQVACQEGVDSAISKTVNAPNDSTLEDAKEVFEYIYDHGGKGVTYYRDGTRSKQVLTTRAKNTDFADEAEAAEAIVENIEEIFGGIEGFLDSEEVAAVLESDVRELFDVSPKLGTKQARPDVLHGVTQRIDTGYGKLYVNINENPEDGRPFELFANIGNSGGFTASFTEALAKTISTALRSGVDPREIADELQGIRSPKVAWDKGEQINSIPDAIGTAMRRYLDGEVDKAYPQQQNLTEIADASRSGDTGRPVDDSSVTPPETDGGSVADPGASERTGSPASPNDDTDTARSLIDAGESPECPDCGSMTLYYSEGCKTCESCGWSEC
- a CDS encoding ribonucleotide reductase N-terminal alpha domain-containing protein, whose product is MAGTDLSADELTLPIKRTTGDTMADRLTGNAYHNILPARYLRKDADGEPIEQQEDLFERVAKNVALAEAVFESEQQGVEVTVTPDQLKPDHPRRDELASDVFGAGVTADSDAETTLSAHNVNKFAYETVVPGLPEEVRTHVEDTAEAFREQMERLSFMPNSPTLMNAGDELQQLSACFVDSPEDDIDDIHQTAKEAAEVFQSGGGMGYAFWRLRPYGDAVGSTGGIASGPITFMRTYDQMCETIAQGGARRGAQMGVMRVSHPDVIQFIHAKNKDVSLAETLRLNDPDDFTHNSFEEALEEAPRTHRRRRESPRAPPERGRGSPLEISTSPSASPTGSWRR
- the trpG gene encoding anthranilate synthase component II; protein product: MTDVLFVDNFDSFTYNIVEYVSQHDGTEVEVCRNTADIGTIRAADPDAIVISPGPGHPKNERDVGVTMDVFREIAPETPTLGVCLGLEAAVYEYGGTVDRAPEPIHGKAFSVDHDGEGVYRGLEQGFQGGRYHSLIALEVPECFDITATTEHDGTELVMGIRHQEYPIECVQFHPESVLTAVGHDIVGNFLQSV
- the trpE gene encoding anthranilate synthase component I gives rise to the protein MISESAFVELADGGPAVVRTVAELDVSTEPLEAYAALTGRTTDAERADHAFLLESAGKVASSDPDGAFRTGDGADRHARYSFVGYDPTAVVTVDDDATGTIDVLDDRYEGAFETGKGDTLATLRGALPDVPLRNFPETGRQRLQGGLVGFLAYDAVYDLWLEEVGLDRPDSRVPNAQFVLTTTTLVFDDAAGTVSLVFTPLVRPEDDPGRIYADIVEEIDRVESLLAGHGTLETGGFRPSTERAGAKATYEAAVNRAKEHVLDGDIYQGVISRTRELDGDIDPLGLYESLREINPSPYMYLLEYDDLVVVGASPETLVSVRGREVMSNPIAGTCARGTSPVEDRRLAGEMLADGKERAEHTMLVDLARNDVRRVSEAGSVRVEEFMNVLKYSHVQHIESTVTGALADDRDAFDATRASFPAGTLSGAPKIRAMEIIDDLEERPRGVYGGGIGYFSWSGDADFAIVIRTATVERGAGTDGTDRVTVQAGAGIVADSDPEREYEETEQKMGGVLAALRAIEADSEPTEARR
- a CDS encoding phosphoribosylanthranilate isomerase, translated to MTRVKICGVTTREDLGAVVEAGADAIGVTVDVPVETPRAIDAERAADIVSATPPFVTTVLVTMPDPPASAAGVAERVGADVVQLHGDLPPEGVASLSADLESDVVVAVSPDDAPRYDTVADALLVDSLDESGAGGTGATHDWERTRELVSELASPVVLAGGLTPENVAKAVETVDPFAVDVASGVEGQPGRKDPAALEAFVRRAGGRP
- the trpD gene encoding anthranilate phosphoribosyltransferase; amino-acid sequence: MKKFIQRVTDGENLTQADAREAAGRVFEDATEAQMGALLAGLRGKGETEGEIAGFAEGMRDAARTIDPEREPLVDTCGTGGDGHDTINVSTTSAFVAAGAGVPVAKHGNYSVSSSSGSADVLEELGVTIDAEPPAVEGCIESTGMGFMLAPVFHPAMKAVIGPRKELGMRTIFNVLGPLTNPAGADAQVVGVYDPELVSMLADALSRMAVERALVVHGAGLDEIGVHGESTVAEVEGDSVDEYTLAPRDIGLDRYDLSAVAGGSPAENADDMRGILEGSLGGAKRAIILANAGAAIYVAGAAESIAGGVEAAREAIDSGAAIDQLESLCEFEP